From Bradyrhizobium symbiodeficiens, the proteins below share one genomic window:
- a CDS encoding MDR family oxidoreductase — protein MATFKAIRIDKADKGTTAALTQFDEAELMDGDVTVRVEWSTLNYKDGLALTGKAPVVRRFPMIAGIDFAGTVEASSHPQWKAGDKVVCTGWGMGETHLGAYAEMARVKGDWLVALPQGLSARDAMAIGTAGFTAMLSVLALEKHGLSPKSGPVVVTGAAGGVGSVAIAVLSKLGYHVIASTGRASEADYLKQLGAAEIIDRNELSAPAKPIAKERWAGGVDSVGSTTLANLLSMTKYGGAIAACGLAAGMDLPSSVAPFILRGVCLLGIDSVMCPIEPRKAAWQRLASDLDRTKLSEITHEISLDQVSEWGAKILAGQVRGRIVVKIV, from the coding sequence GTGGCCACATTCAAGGCGATCCGGATCGACAAGGCGGACAAGGGCACCACCGCCGCGCTGACGCAGTTCGACGAAGCCGAACTGATGGACGGCGACGTCACCGTCCGCGTAGAATGGTCGACGCTGAACTACAAGGACGGCCTTGCGCTCACCGGCAAGGCGCCGGTGGTGCGCCGCTTCCCGATGATCGCCGGCATCGACTTCGCCGGCACCGTCGAAGCGTCCTCGCATCCGCAGTGGAAGGCGGGCGACAAGGTCGTCTGCACCGGCTGGGGCATGGGCGAGACCCATCTCGGCGCCTATGCCGAGATGGCACGGGTGAAGGGCGACTGGCTGGTGGCCTTGCCGCAAGGCCTGTCGGCGCGCGATGCCATGGCGATCGGCACCGCCGGCTTCACAGCGATGCTCTCGGTGCTGGCATTGGAGAAGCACGGTCTCTCCCCGAAGAGCGGCCCTGTGGTGGTGACGGGTGCCGCCGGCGGCGTCGGCTCGGTCGCGATCGCCGTGCTCTCCAAGCTCGGCTACCACGTCATCGCATCGACCGGCCGCGCGTCGGAGGCCGATTATCTGAAGCAACTGGGAGCAGCCGAAATCATCGACCGCAACGAGTTGTCGGCGCCGGCCAAGCCGATCGCAAAGGAGCGCTGGGCAGGGGGCGTCGACAGCGTCGGCTCGACCACACTGGCCAATCTGCTGTCGATGACGAAATACGGCGGTGCGATCGCGGCCTGCGGCCTGGCCGCCGGCATGGACCTGCCGTCTTCTGTCGCACCCTTCATTTTGCGCGGAGTGTGCCTTCTCGGCATCGATTCCGTGATGTGCCCGATCGAGCCGCGGAAAGCCGCCTGGCAGCGCCTGGCATCCGATCTGGATCGGACGAAACTATCTGAAATCACTCACGAAATTTCGCTCGACCAAGTTTCGGAATGGGGCGCGAAAATCCTGGCAGGCCAGGTCCGCGGCCGCATCGTGGTAAAAATTGTCTAA
- a CDS encoding DUF3096 domain-containing protein, translating to MHITVAHISPILSLIAGVLILIMPRLLNLIVAIFLIVNGAIGLGLLKWLHL from the coding sequence ATGCACATCACCGTCGCCCACATTTCGCCGATCCTGTCGTTGATTGCGGGTGTGCTCATCCTGATCATGCCGCGACTCCTCAATCTGATCGTCGCGATCTTCCTCATTGTGAACGGCGCGATCGGGCTCGGGCTCCTGAAATGGCTCCACCTCTAG
- a CDS encoding L-aspartate oxidase has translation MQDTIHNLTRTDDIVIVGGGLAGLFCALKLAPRPVTLISAAPLGQGASSAWAQGGIAAAMAEGDTPEAHAADTIAVGGGLVDDAVALGIAREAAPRIHDLLSYGVPFDRDLEGRLAVGREAAHSARRIVHVRGDGAGAAIIAALSDAARSTPSIRVIEGLVAEALLTEGGAVAGLQLREAGNVSARPLLLAARAVVLATGGIGHLYAVTTNPMEASGSGLAIAAHAGAVIADPEFVQFHPTAIMVGRDPAPLATEALRGEGATLVNGAGERFMATLHPLAELAPRDIVARGVFAEIAAGRGAFLDARQALGARFADRFPTVHASCIAAGIDPATQIIPIAPAAHYHMGGIAVDARGRSSIDGLWAGGEVSSTGAHGANRLASNSLLEGVVYAARIADDIAGRAIPPPARLPDALVAPRGGPPDAASVKRLRATMAVHVGVIREGEGLADAVRDFAAVEREATSIALRNMAISTLLVAASAWSRRESRGAHFRSDHRAEIPALAQRTMTTLTAAREIAESLSSLPRAAQPMIA, from the coding sequence ATGCAAGACACCATCCACAACCTCACCCGCACCGACGACATCGTCATCGTCGGCGGCGGCCTTGCCGGGCTGTTCTGCGCGCTGAAGCTGGCGCCGCGGCCGGTGACCTTGATCTCGGCCGCGCCGCTCGGACAGGGCGCATCCTCAGCATGGGCGCAAGGCGGTATCGCCGCGGCGATGGCCGAGGGCGATACGCCGGAAGCGCACGCCGCCGACACGATCGCGGTCGGCGGCGGCCTCGTCGACGATGCGGTCGCACTTGGGATCGCGCGCGAGGCCGCGCCGCGCATCCACGATCTCCTGAGCTATGGCGTCCCGTTCGATCGCGATCTCGAAGGCAGGCTCGCCGTGGGACGCGAAGCGGCACATTCGGCCCGGCGCATCGTCCATGTGCGAGGCGATGGCGCCGGTGCCGCGATCATCGCGGCCTTGAGCGACGCAGCGCGCAGTACGCCGTCGATCCGCGTGATCGAGGGGCTCGTTGCCGAAGCCCTCCTGACCGAGGGCGGTGCCGTCGCCGGCCTTCAATTGCGCGAAGCCGGCAACGTTTCCGCACGGCCGCTCCTGCTCGCCGCGCGCGCGGTGGTGCTTGCCACCGGCGGCATCGGACATCTCTACGCCGTCACGACCAATCCAATGGAAGCCAGCGGCTCCGGCCTTGCCATCGCCGCACATGCCGGTGCCGTGATCGCCGACCCGGAATTCGTGCAGTTCCATCCAACCGCCATCATGGTCGGCCGCGATCCCGCACCCCTCGCCACCGAAGCCTTGCGCGGCGAAGGGGCTACGCTGGTCAACGGCGCCGGCGAGCGTTTCATGGCTACGCTTCACCCGCTCGCGGAGCTCGCGCCACGCGACATCGTGGCGCGCGGCGTGTTCGCCGAGATCGCGGCCGGGCGCGGCGCCTTCCTCGATGCGCGGCAGGCGCTGGGCGCGCGCTTCGCCGACAGATTTCCGACCGTGCATGCGAGCTGCATCGCCGCCGGCATCGATCCGGCCACGCAGATCATCCCGATTGCGCCCGCCGCGCACTACCACATGGGCGGCATCGCCGTGGATGCGCGCGGACGCAGCTCGATCGACGGGCTATGGGCCGGCGGCGAGGTGTCGTCGACAGGCGCGCACGGCGCCAACCGGCTTGCCTCGAATTCGCTGCTGGAAGGCGTGGTCTACGCCGCGCGCATCGCCGACGACATCGCCGGCCGTGCGATCCCCCCGCCTGCTCGCCTCCCCGACGCATTGGTGGCACCGCGCGGCGGCCCGCCGGATGCAGCTAGCGTGAAGCGGCTGCGCGCAACGATGGCCGTCCATGTCGGCGTGATCCGCGAGGGCGAGGGTCTCGCGGATGCCGTGCGCGACTTCGCCGCGGTCGAACGCGAGGCGACGAGCATCGCGCTGCGCAACATGGCGATTTCGACTCTGCTCGTGGCTGCCTCGGCGTGGAGCCGGCGCGAGAGCCGCGGCGCGCATTTCCGCTCCGACCATCGCGCTGAAATCCCCGCGCTGGCGCAGCGAACGATGACCACGCTCACGGCGGCGCGCGAGATCGCAGAAAGCCTGAGCTCCCTGCCGCGCGCTGCGCAACCCATGATCGCCTGA
- the ppdK gene encoding pyruvate, phosphate dikinase has protein sequence MAKAASKPNKAAAKSKSSAKAKAAPPARKALAKSAPKSVAKAAAKPAAKAVTKAAVPKVAAKPAPKKAATVKASPVAGKAGKWVYTFGDGKAEGRTEMRDLLGGKGANLAEMANLGLPVPPGFTIPTSVCTYFYAHGKSYPKELQAQVEKALVHVGKITGKVFGDTKNPLLVSVRSGARASMPGMMDTVLNLGLNDQTVEALSELSGDRRFAYDSYRRFITMYSDVVLGFEHHHFEEILDTFKDGQGYTLDTDLTADDWVDLVGKYKDAVARETGKDFPQDPHDQLWGAIGAVFSSWMNARAVTYRKLHDIPESWGTAVNVQAMVFGNMGETSATGVAFTRNPSTGESKLYGEFLINAQGEDVVAGIRTPQDITEEARQESGSDKASMEAAMPEAFKELTRIYTLLEKHYRDMQDMEFTVEQGKLWMLQTRGGKRTAKAALRIAVELANEGLITKKEAVMRIDPASLDQLLHPAIDPGAKRDVIATGLPASPGAASGEIVFSSDEAAKLQADGRKVILVRIETSPEDIHGMHAAEGILTTRGGMTSHAAVVARGMGKPCVSGCGTIRVDYGRGTMSIGSRTFKTGDVITIDGSLGQVLAGRMPMIEPELSGEFGTLMAWADQVRKIGVRVNGDTPDDARTAIKFGAEGIGLCRTEHMFFEETRIRTVREMILSEDEQSRRAALAKLLPMQRADFVELFEIMKGLPVTIRLLDPPLHEFLPHTHAEVEEVARAMNTDPRRLADRARELSEFNPMLGFRGCRIAIAYPEIAEMQARAIFEAAVEAEKRTGKAVGLEVMVPLIATKMELDLVKARIDATAQAVMRDTNTKLTYQVGTMIELPRACLLAADIAESAEFFSFGTNDLTQTTYGISRDDAASFLGTYVSKGILPIDPFVALDQEGVGELVKIGVARGRKTRPKLKVGICGEHGGDPASVAFCHNIGLDYVSCSPYRVPIARLAAAQAALGKAVASQA, from the coding sequence ATGGCCAAAGCCGCCTCGAAGCCCAATAAAGCTGCAGCGAAATCAAAGTCTTCCGCCAAGGCGAAAGCCGCCCCGCCGGCCCGCAAGGCGCTTGCCAAGAGCGCCCCCAAGTCGGTCGCGAAAGCTGCTGCCAAGCCGGCTGCGAAGGCTGTGACCAAGGCGGCTGTGCCGAAGGTCGCTGCGAAGCCTGCGCCAAAGAAGGCCGCTACCGTCAAGGCGTCGCCGGTTGCGGGCAAGGCCGGCAAATGGGTCTACACGTTCGGTGACGGCAAGGCCGAGGGCCGCACGGAGATGCGCGACCTGCTCGGTGGCAAGGGCGCGAACCTCGCCGAGATGGCCAATCTCGGTCTGCCGGTGCCTCCCGGCTTCACCATCCCGACATCGGTCTGCACCTACTTCTACGCTCACGGCAAATCCTATCCGAAGGAACTGCAGGCGCAGGTCGAGAAGGCGCTCGTCCATGTCGGCAAGATCACCGGCAAGGTGTTCGGCGACACCAAGAACCCGCTGCTCGTTTCCGTCCGCTCCGGCGCGCGCGCCTCGATGCCGGGCATGATGGACACCGTGCTGAACCTCGGCCTCAACGACCAGACCGTGGAAGCGCTGTCGGAATTGTCGGGCGATCGCCGCTTCGCCTATGACAGCTATCGCCGCTTCATCACGATGTATTCCGACGTGGTGCTCGGCTTCGAGCATCATCACTTCGAGGAAATCCTCGACACCTTCAAGGACGGCCAGGGCTACACCCTCGACACCGACCTCACCGCCGACGACTGGGTCGATCTGGTCGGCAAGTACAAGGATGCGGTCGCGCGCGAGACCGGCAAGGACTTCCCGCAGGACCCGCACGACCAGCTCTGGGGCGCGATCGGTGCGGTGTTTTCATCCTGGATGAACGCGCGCGCGGTGACCTACCGCAAGCTGCACGACATTCCGGAATCCTGGGGCACCGCGGTCAACGTGCAGGCCATGGTGTTCGGCAACATGGGCGAGACCTCGGCGACCGGCGTTGCCTTCACCCGCAATCCCTCGACCGGCGAGAGCAAGCTTTACGGCGAGTTCCTGATCAACGCGCAGGGCGAGGACGTGGTGGCTGGCATCCGCACGCCGCAGGACATCACCGAGGAAGCGCGTCAGGAATCGGGCTCGGACAAGGCGTCGATGGAAGCGGCGATGCCGGAGGCCTTCAAGGAGCTGACGCGAATCTACACGCTGCTCGAGAAGCACTACCGCGACATGCAGGACATGGAGTTCACGGTCGAGCAGGGCAAGCTGTGGATGCTCCAGACCCGCGGCGGCAAGCGCACCGCGAAGGCGGCGCTGCGCATCGCGGTCGAGCTCGCCAATGAAGGCCTGATCACCAAGAAGGAAGCGGTGATGCGGATAGATCCCGCTTCGCTCGACCAGCTGCTGCATCCAGCCATCGATCCCGGCGCCAAGCGCGATGTCATCGCGACCGGCCTGCCGGCTTCGCCAGGTGCTGCCTCCGGCGAGATCGTGTTCTCCTCGGACGAGGCGGCCAAGCTTCAGGCCGATGGGCGCAAGGTCATCCTGGTCCGCATCGAGACCAGCCCGGAAGACATCCACGGCATGCACGCCGCCGAAGGCATCTTGACCACCCGCGGCGGAATGACCTCGCACGCGGCGGTCGTCGCGCGCGGCATGGGCAAGCCCTGCGTCTCCGGCTGCGGCACCATCCGCGTCGATTACGGCCGCGGCACCATGAGCATCGGCTCGCGCACCTTCAAGACCGGCGACGTCATCACCATCGACGGCTCGCTCGGCCAGGTGCTCGCCGGCCGCATGCCGATGATCGAGCCGGAGCTGTCCGGCGAGTTCGGTACGCTGATGGCCTGGGCCGACCAGGTTCGCAAGATCGGCGTTCGCGTCAATGGAGATACGCCGGACGACGCGCGCACCGCGATCAAGTTCGGTGCGGAAGGCATCGGCCTGTGCCGCACCGAGCACATGTTCTTCGAAGAGACCCGCATCCGCACGGTGCGCGAGATGATCCTCTCCGAGGACGAGCAGTCGCGCCGTGCCGCGCTCGCAAAGCTCCTGCCGATGCAGCGCGCCGATTTCGTCGAGCTGTTCGAGATCATGAAAGGCCTGCCCGTCACGATCCGCCTGCTGGACCCGCCGCTGCACGAATTCCTGCCGCACACCCATGCCGAGGTCGAGGAAGTGGCGCGCGCCATGAACACCGACCCGCGGCGCCTCGCCGACCGCGCCCGCGAGCTCTCGGAGTTCAATCCGATGCTCGGCTTCCGCGGCTGCCGCATCGCGATCGCTTATCCGGAGATCGCCGAGATGCAGGCGCGCGCGATCTTCGAGGCCGCGGTCGAGGCCGAGAAGCGCACCGGCAAGGCCGTAGGCCTCGAGGTGATGGTGCCGCTGATCGCGACCAAGATGGAGCTCGATCTCGTCAAGGCGCGGATCGACGCGACCGCGCAGGCGGTGATGCGCGACACCAACACCAAGCTGACCTATCAGGTTGGTACCATGATCGAGCTACCGCGCGCCTGTCTGCTCGCGGCCGACATCGCGGAGAGCGCCGAGTTCTTCTCGTTCGGCACCAACGATCTGACGCAGACCACTTACGGCATCAGCCGCGACGATGCCGCGAGCTTCCTCGGCACCTACGTGTCCAAGGGCATTCTCCCGATCGATCCCTTCGTCGCGCTCGACCAGGAAGGCGTCGGTGAACTCGTCAAGATAGGCGTCGCGCGCGGCCGCAAGACGCGCCCGAAGCTCAAGGTCGGCATCTGCGGCGAGCACGGCGGCGATCCCGCCTCCGTCGCCTTCTGCCACAATATCGGCCTCGACTACGTCTCCTGCTCGCCCTACCGCGTGCCGATCGCCCGTCTTGCCGCCGCGCAAGCCGCGCTCGGCAAGGCAGTTGCAAGCCAGGCGTAA
- a CDS encoding DUF1236 domain-containing protein, whose protein sequence is MRNRILALAALAAAIGLSPLAAQAQSGVTVGRAPVVVDSGPTIAVEQRPAFRDYVVEQRVPAFSIPDRIVVGTTLPEAGVTYYDVPQRFGATTYRYTVVNGETVLVEPRSRRIVEVVD, encoded by the coding sequence ATGCGGAACAGGATTCTTGCCCTTGCCGCGCTCGCAGCCGCGATCGGCTTGTCGCCTCTTGCGGCGCAGGCGCAAAGCGGTGTCACCGTCGGGCGCGCGCCCGTCGTGGTCGACAGCGGCCCGACGATTGCCGTCGAACAGCGGCCGGCTTTCCGCGACTATGTCGTCGAACAACGTGTGCCGGCTTTCAGCATTCCGGACCGTATCGTGGTCGGCACCACCTTACCCGAGGCAGGCGTCACTTATTATGACGTGCCGCAACGCTTCGGCGCCACCACCTATCGCTACACCGTCGTGAATGGCGAGACCGTGCTGGTCGAGCCCCGCTCGCGCCGCATCGTCGAGGTGGTCGACTAA
- a CDS encoding cell wall hydrolase encodes MSVLRNHPKGARFASFGIGLCIFALMPRETGYQDIASLLARQPGVAERWQKQVFSAASSIQLATYSFSRPIGTSVPQSAMVRLASLDGRDVTGAIGRNPALQAAPRYQASDFPKVDRSMKGDRLAIVAPTEAPETAAPAAPPAQQDPATSNSSVFGAKTAALPQAMSPESAAALDPELQEALRAPPLPQYSNPPRVSDAARALATAPLEALKRTTAPTTPVRDPFSVKTSNLFFGSSSLGGNLESIESWQPGAEPMIVMADPDMKVTASLSPPTVDIARDIESGESVAPKGEVNADNQRAKSPAERLALDDKSRAKSEKCLAEAVYFESRGEAVRGQMAVAQVVMNRVFSGKYPETVCGAVYQNKHRHLACQFTFACDNNADVIREPEMWDRARKIAKAMLDGQIWLPEVGKSTHYHAYWVHPSWVAEMKKMYKTGVHTFYRPRAWGDGSEEPSWGTPAQTAALSAELAQEAKSSAEMGVSERR; translated from the coding sequence ATGTCTGTGTTGCGTAACCATCCGAAGGGCGCGCGGTTCGCGTCCTTCGGCATCGGTCTCTGCATCTTCGCATTGATGCCGAGAGAGACCGGCTATCAGGATATTGCCTCTCTGCTGGCGCGCCAACCCGGCGTCGCCGAGCGTTGGCAGAAGCAGGTGTTCTCCGCGGCGTCCTCCATCCAGCTTGCCACCTACAGTTTTTCCCGCCCCATCGGCACCTCGGTTCCGCAGAGCGCGATGGTTCGCCTGGCGAGCCTCGATGGCCGCGACGTCACCGGCGCGATCGGCCGCAATCCGGCGCTGCAGGCTGCGCCGCGCTACCAGGCTTCCGACTTTCCCAAGGTCGATCGCTCGATGAAAGGTGATCGCCTCGCCATCGTTGCGCCGACCGAGGCTCCCGAAACGGCTGCGCCGGCTGCGCCACCGGCGCAGCAAGATCCCGCGACGTCGAACAGCTCGGTGTTCGGCGCCAAGACCGCCGCGCTGCCGCAGGCGATGTCGCCGGAATCTGCGGCCGCGCTCGATCCCGAGCTTCAGGAAGCGCTCCGTGCGCCGCCGCTGCCGCAATATTCCAATCCACCGCGGGTCAGCGACGCCGCGCGCGCGCTCGCGACCGCGCCGCTCGAGGCTCTCAAGCGGACCACCGCGCCAACGACGCCCGTGCGCGATCCCTTCAGCGTCAAGACCTCCAACCTGTTCTTCGGCAGTTCGTCGCTCGGCGGCAATCTGGAGAGCATCGAGAGCTGGCAGCCCGGCGCCGAACCGATGATCGTGATGGCGGATCCCGACATGAAGGTAACGGCCTCGCTGTCACCGCCGACGGTGGACATCGCCAGGGATATCGAGAGCGGCGAGAGCGTCGCGCCGAAGGGCGAGGTCAACGCCGACAACCAGCGTGCCAAATCGCCGGCGGAGCGCCTCGCGCTCGACGACAAGTCGCGCGCGAAGTCCGAGAAGTGTCTCGCCGAGGCCGTCTATTTCGAATCGCGCGGCGAGGCCGTGCGCGGCCAGATGGCGGTGGCGCAAGTCGTGATGAACCGCGTGTTCTCCGGCAAATATCCGGAAACCGTGTGCGGCGCGGTCTATCAGAACAAGCACCGCCATCTCGCCTGCCAGTTCACGTTCGCCTGCGACAACAATGCCGACGTGATCCGGGAGCCCGAGATGTGGGACCGCGCCAGGAAGATCGCAAAGGCCATGCTCGATGGCCAGATCTGGCTGCCCGAGGTCGGCAAGTCCACGCACTATCATGCCTATTGGGTGCACCCGTCCTGGGTCGCCGAGATGAAGAAGATGTACAAGACCGGCGTGCACACCTTCTATCGGCCACGCGCCTGGGGCGACGGCAGCGAGGAACCGAGTTGGGGCACCCCGGCCCAGACCGCCGCGCTGTCGGCCGAGCTCGCGCAGGAAGCGAAGAGTTCCGCCGAGATGGGTGTGAGTGAGCGAAGGTAG
- a CDS encoding MFS transporter has protein sequence MSTQMGELGSVSRSSNWRTPAVIILCGCAIGMLGFGPRSALGFFVQPMSHEFSWGRDVFGLAIAFQNLLWGLGQPVAGAVADRFGLFRVMCVGALLYAGGLLLMRYSTTPLSLDIGAGVMVGFGLAGCSFNLVLSAFTKLLPAEKRGLALGAGTAAGSFGQFLFAPIGVALIDNFGWQQALSVFGFLMLLIIPLSLALATPPAANPANATPADEQTFTRALAEAFGHRSYVLLVLGFFTCGFQLAFITVHLPAFLVDRGISTQTGGWVIAAIGLFNIIGSLSVGYLQNSLPKRYILSTIYFTRALATLAFISFPITPFSAIAFGAVSGLTWLSTVPPTSALVALMFGTRWLATLYGFAFVSHQVGGFLGVWLGGIVFEKYGSYTPIWWLSIVFGVLSALINLPIVEKPVVRAVAQPA, from the coding sequence ATGTCGACACAGATGGGCGAGCTCGGTTCGGTCTCCCGTTCCTCCAACTGGCGCACGCCGGCGGTCATCATCCTCTGCGGCTGCGCCATCGGCATGCTCGGCTTCGGTCCGCGCTCGGCGCTCGGCTTCTTCGTGCAGCCGATGAGCCACGAATTCTCCTGGGGCCGTGACGTGTTCGGCCTCGCCATTGCCTTTCAGAATCTGCTGTGGGGACTGGGCCAACCGGTCGCCGGCGCGGTCGCCGATCGCTTCGGCCTGTTCCGTGTGATGTGCGTCGGCGCTCTGCTCTACGCCGGCGGCCTGCTGTTGATGCGCTACTCCACGACGCCGTTGTCGCTCGACATCGGTGCGGGCGTCATGGTCGGTTTTGGTCTTGCCGGCTGCTCGTTCAACCTGGTGCTGTCGGCATTCACCAAGCTGCTGCCAGCCGAGAAGCGCGGCCTTGCGCTTGGAGCCGGCACGGCGGCTGGCTCATTCGGCCAGTTTCTGTTCGCACCGATCGGCGTCGCGTTGATCGACAATTTTGGCTGGCAGCAGGCGCTCTCCGTGTTCGGCTTCCTGATGCTGCTGATCATCCCGTTGTCACTTGCGCTCGCGACGCCGCCGGCCGCAAATCCGGCCAATGCGACGCCGGCCGACGAGCAGACCTTCACCAGGGCGCTCGCCGAAGCCTTCGGTCACCGCTCCTATGTGCTGCTGGTGCTCGGTTTCTTCACCTGCGGATTCCAGCTCGCCTTCATCACCGTGCATCTGCCGGCCTTCCTGGTCGATCGCGGCATCTCCACGCAGACCGGCGGCTGGGTGATCGCGGCGATCGGCCTGTTCAACATCATCGGCTCGCTCAGCGTCGGCTATCTCCAGAACTCGCTGCCCAAGCGCTACATCCTCTCGACCATCTACTTCACGCGCGCACTCGCGACCCTCGCCTTCATCTCGTTCCCGATCACGCCGTTCTCGGCGATCGCGTTCGGTGCGGTCTCCGGCCTGACCTGGTTGTCGACGGTGCCGCCGACCTCGGCGCTGGTGGCGCTGATGTTCGGCACGCGCTGGCTTGCGACGCTCTATGGCTTCGCCTTCGTCAGCCATCAGGTCGGCGGCTTCCTCGGCGTCTGGCTCGGGGGCATCGTCTTCGAAAAGTACGGTTCCTACACGCCGATCTGGTGGCTCTCGATTGTGTTCGGCGTGCTCTCGGCGCTGATCAATCTTCCGATCGTGGAAAAACCTGTGGTTAGGGCGGTTGCGCAGCCTGCCTGA
- the nadA gene encoding quinolinate synthase NadA produces MPITGIYGPDDLASRPQGQVVSSPRDAPARTGPALPRPSLEWTPEVERATAALYDRVKHVIPPIEWPLMAPTIKAINELKRARGAVILAHNYQAPEIFHCVADIGGDSLQLAVEATKVEADIIVQCGVHFMAETSKLLNPDKTVLIPDSRAGCSLAASITGPDVRLLREKFPGVPIVAYVNTSAEVKAEVDICCTSSNAVQVVESLNAPSVIFLPDRYLATYVASKTDVKIIAWKGACEVHERFKGEELRALREADPSVRIIAHPECPPDVLAEADFTGSTAHMINWVREKRPRRLVMITECSMADNVRAELPDVEMLRPCNLCPHMKRITLANILDSLLTLREEVTIDPALAVRARRSVERMINLKN; encoded by the coding sequence ATGCCGATCACTGGAATTTACGGTCCCGACGATCTCGCCAGCCGGCCGCAGGGCCAGGTCGTCAGCTCGCCCCGGGACGCGCCGGCCCGAACAGGGCCCGCGCTGCCGAGGCCCTCGCTGGAATGGACGCCGGAAGTCGAGCGCGCCACCGCGGCGCTCTATGACCGCGTGAAACACGTGATCCCGCCGATCGAGTGGCCGCTGATGGCGCCGACCATCAAGGCGATCAACGAGCTGAAGCGCGCGCGGGGCGCGGTGATCCTCGCGCACAATTACCAGGCGCCGGAGATCTTCCACTGCGTCGCCGACATCGGCGGCGACTCGCTCCAACTCGCGGTCGAAGCCACAAAGGTGGAGGCCGATATCATCGTCCAGTGCGGCGTGCACTTCATGGCGGAGACGTCAAAGCTGCTCAATCCGGACAAGACGGTGCTGATCCCCGACTCGCGCGCCGGCTGCTCGCTTGCCGCCAGCATCACGGGTCCGGACGTTCGCCTGCTCCGCGAAAAATTTCCCGGCGTGCCCATCGTCGCCTATGTCAATACGTCCGCGGAGGTGAAGGCCGAGGTCGACATCTGCTGCACCTCCTCGAACGCGGTGCAGGTGGTCGAGAGCCTGAACGCGCCAAGCGTGATCTTCCTGCCCGATCGCTATCTCGCCACTTACGTGGCTTCGAAGACAGACGTGAAGATCATCGCCTGGAAAGGCGCCTGCGAGGTGCACGAGCGTTTCAAGGGCGAAGAGCTGCGCGCCTTACGCGAGGCCGATCCGTCCGTCCGGATCATCGCGCATCCGGAGTGCCCGCCGGACGTGCTGGCGGAGGCCGACTTCACCGGCTCGACCGCGCACATGATCAACTGGGTGCGCGAAAAGCGGCCGCGACGGCTGGTGATGATCACGGAATGCTCGATGGCCGACAATGTACGGGCCGAGCTGCCCGACGTGGAGATGCTGCGGCCCTGCAATCTCTGCCCGCACATGAAGCGCATCACGCTCGCGAACATTTTGGACAGCCTGCTGACGCTCCGCGAAGAGGTGACGATCGATCCCGCGCTGGCGGTGCGTGCGCGGCGTTCGGTCGAGCGGATGATCAATCTGAAGAATTGA
- the nadC gene encoding carboxylating nicotinate-nucleotide diphosphorylase, with the protein MIAPTSLLNPDAFLSPLAIDAAVQRALDEDLGRAGDITSLATIPGATRAQAILVARQSGVIAGLPLALATLQRLSSDIEVRAHVRDAARVARGQQVLTISGPARAILTAERTALNFVGRLSGVATLTADYVARTEGTKMRICCTRKTTPGLRALEKYAVRCGGGFNHRFGLDDAILIKDNHIAVAGGVGAVLERARSHAGHLVKIEIEVDTLAQLREVLATGMADAVLLDNMDLATLREAVRINEGRLELEASGGVTPDSIAAIAATGVDYASAGALTHSAPNFDCALDIEA; encoded by the coding sequence ATGATCGCCCCGACCTCATTGCTCAACCCCGACGCCTTTCTCTCACCACTCGCCATCGACGCGGCTGTGCAGCGCGCGCTCGACGAGGACCTCGGCCGCGCCGGCGACATCACCTCGCTTGCGACGATCCCGGGAGCGACCAGGGCGCAAGCCATCCTGGTCGCGCGCCAGTCCGGCGTGATCGCCGGATTGCCGCTGGCTCTGGCAACATTGCAAAGACTCTCGTCCGACATCGAGGTCCGCGCGCATGTCCGCGATGCCGCACGCGTTGCCCGCGGACAGCAGGTGCTGACGATCTCCGGCCCCGCGCGCGCCATTCTCACCGCGGAGCGAACCGCGCTGAATTTCGTCGGCCGCCTGTCGGGCGTCGCAACGCTCACGGCCGATTATGTCGCACGTACCGAAGGCACGAAAATGCGCATCTGTTGCACCCGCAAGACCACGCCCGGACTGAGGGCGCTGGAGAAATACGCGGTGCGCTGCGGCGGCGGCTTCAACCACCGCTTCGGCCTCGACGACGCGATCCTGATCAAGGACAACCACATCGCGGTCGCGGGCGGCGTCGGTGCGGTGCTGGAGCGCGCCCGCAGCCACGCCGGCCATCTCGTCAAGATCGAGATCGAGGTCGATACGCTGGCGCAATTGCGCGAGGTGCTGGCCACCGGAATGGCCGACGCCGTGCTGCTCGACAACATGGACCTTGCAACATTGCGCGAGGCAGTGCGGATCAACGAGGGTCGTCTCGAGCTGGAGGCCTCGGGCGGCGTCACGCCGGACTCGATCGCGGCCATCGCGGCGACCGGCGTCGATTACGCTTCGGCGGGCGCATTGACGCATTCGGCGCCGAATTTCGACTGCGCGCTGGATATCGAGGCGTGA